One Magnetovibrio sp. PR-2 genomic window carries:
- the trxA gene encoding thioredoxin has protein sequence MATIALTADNLESTIEDNDIVLIDFWAEWCGPCKMFGPIFEEASSKHEGVTFAKCDTEEQQVVAAQFGIQSIPTVAAFRDQILIFSQPGALPAEGLEELINQIKSLDMDDVRKKIAEAQAEAELQGDD, from the coding sequence ATGGCCACCATCGCCCTGACCGCCGATAATTTGGAAAGCACGATCGAAGACAACGACATTGTTTTGATCGATTTTTGGGCTGAATGGTGCGGCCCGTGCAAAATGTTCGGTCCCATTTTCGAAGAAGCATCTAGCAAGCATGAAGGCGTGACCTTTGCCAAGTGTGATACCGAAGAGCAACAAGTGGTTGCCGCTCAATTTGGCATTCAGTCCATCCCGACCGTGGCGGCCTTTCGCGATCAAATCTTGATCTTCTCCCAACCTGGTGCCTTGCCGGCGGAAGGCTTGGAAGAATTGATCAATCAAATCAAATCTTTGGACATGGACGACGTGCGTAAAAAAATCGCCGAAGCCCAAGCCGAAGCAGAACTGCAAGGCGACGACTAA
- a CDS encoding ammonium transporter, with translation MKSNLLKLSTLGVALSLAAVPAHAEVSGETAFIFNTLSFLMHGFLVMWMAAGFAMLEGGLVRTKNTSMQMLKNIGIYSIAGIMYYLVGYNLMYMDVSGYIGSFAIWGASDPAITEAGFVADQGSYSAGSDWFFQMVFVAATASIVSGTVAERVKMWPFMIFVVLLTGIIYPIQGSWSWGGGWLSELGFSDFAGSSIVHSVGGWAALAGAIIIGARKGKYGPEGQVRPIPGANLPLATLGTFILWMGWFGFNGGSQLAMGSAADVRDIGSIYINTNLAAAGGVVAAMLLTQVIYKKVDLTMALNGALAGLVSITAEPLAPTPGLAIIIGAIGGIIVVFAVPALDKLKIDDVVGAISVHLVAGIWGTIAVVFSGADIVAQLTGIVAIGAYTFIFSAIVWFALKVTVGVRVSEEEEMDGLDKAELGLEAYPEFGHGSAKL, from the coding sequence ATGAAAAGCAATCTTTTGAAACTTTCCACCTTGGGCGTTGCACTGTCTCTGGCAGCTGTTCCCGCTCATGCTGAAGTCTCTGGTGAGACGGCGTTTATCTTCAACACCTTGTCGTTCTTGATGCACGGCTTCTTGGTGATGTGGATGGCTGCTGGCTTTGCAATGTTGGAAGGCGGCTTGGTTCGCACCAAGAACACCTCCATGCAAATGTTGAAAAACATCGGCATCTACTCCATCGCCGGCATCATGTACTACTTGGTTGGCTACAACCTGATGTACATGGACGTTTCCGGTTACATCGGCAGCTTCGCCATCTGGGGCGCATCTGATCCGGCCATTACCGAAGCTGGCTTCGTTGCCGATCAAGGCAGCTACTCCGCTGGTTCCGACTGGTTCTTCCAAATGGTCTTCGTTGCTGCAACGGCGTCCATCGTTTCCGGTACGGTTGCTGAACGTGTCAAAATGTGGCCGTTCATGATCTTCGTCGTGCTGTTGACCGGTATCATCTACCCGATCCAAGGTTCTTGGAGCTGGGGCGGTGGTTGGTTGTCCGAACTGGGCTTCTCCGACTTCGCCGGTTCTTCCATCGTTCACTCTGTTGGTGGTTGGGCTGCTTTGGCTGGTGCGATCATCATCGGTGCTCGTAAAGGCAAATATGGCCCGGAAGGTCAAGTTCGTCCGATCCCGGGTGCAAACCTGCCGCTCGCGACGCTGGGTACGTTCATCTTGTGGATGGGCTGGTTCGGCTTCAACGGTGGCTCGCAACTCGCTATGGGTTCCGCAGCTGACGTTCGCGACATCGGTTCCATCTACATCAACACCAACTTGGCTGCGGCCGGTGGCGTTGTTGCCGCGATGTTGCTGACCCAAGTCATCTACAAGAAAGTTGACTTGACCATGGCTCTGAACGGCGCATTGGCTGGTTTGGTGTCCATCACCGCTGAACCGCTGGCTCCGACCCCGGGTCTGGCCATCATCATCGGTGCAATCGGCGGTATCATCGTTGTCTTCGCAGTTCCTGCGCTGGACAAACTGAAAATCGATGACGTTGTTGGCGCAATCTCCGTCCACTTGGTGGCTGGTATCTGGGGCACGATCGCGGTCGTCTTCTCCGGTGCTGACATCGTTGCTCAGTTGACGGGTATCGTTGCTATCGGTGCATACACCTTCATCTTCTCCGCAATCGTGTGGTTCGCCCTCAAAGTTACCGTGGGTGTCCGTGTCAGCGAAGAAGAAGAAATGGATGGTCTGGACAAAGCCGAGCTTGGTCTGGAAGCCTATCCCGAATTTGGCCACGGTTCCGCAAAACTGTAA
- a CDS encoding NnrS family protein has product MPKTTIQIEDPFAEPPKPAGRFALFNYGFRPFFLLAGVFGALSVPVWVGLFAGHLDYPLHAPPSVWHGHEMIFGFTTAALAGFFLTVVPNWTKVKAQKGLILMVLSALWLVGRLAYWGQAQLPYAWVAVLDLLFLAMLLAVVIRPLIDPQHRRQFVFVPILVVALAGNLLTHLGVLGYEVFGLDLAQQGLMLGVDAMLVLITVMGGRVTPSFTSSYLGHANPGVKVRQNPSVDRAVLWLTWGVLVVDQVLVQSPWAGGLTVVAAVAHMVRFAGWQGWRTLGNPILWVLHLGYVWLMASLIFMALADFGLIRMSDALHAFAIGAIGTFTLGIMTRASLGHTGRAVRAAPLTVLAYILVTLAGVLRVGVMVFETHTLELVMASGVAWSLAFVCFLVVYVPILIRPRIDGRPG; this is encoded by the coding sequence ATGCCCAAAACCACCATCCAAATCGAAGACCCATTTGCTGAACCGCCAAAACCTGCAGGCCGGTTTGCTCTTTTTAATTATGGTTTTCGACCGTTCTTTTTGCTGGCTGGGGTGTTTGGCGCGCTCAGTGTGCCTGTTTGGGTTGGGCTGTTTGCCGGACACCTGGATTATCCTTTGCATGCGCCACCGTCGGTCTGGCATGGGCATGAAATGATTTTTGGCTTCACGACAGCCGCACTTGCGGGATTCTTTTTGACGGTGGTGCCCAACTGGACCAAAGTCAAAGCGCAAAAGGGGCTGATTTTAATGGTGCTCAGCGCCCTTTGGCTGGTCGGGCGTTTGGCCTATTGGGGGCAAGCCCAACTGCCGTATGCATGGGTTGCGGTTCTGGACCTTTTGTTTTTGGCGATGCTGTTGGCTGTGGTTATTCGCCCGCTCATCGATCCGCAACACCGCCGTCAGTTTGTCTTTGTTCCCATTTTGGTCGTGGCGCTTGCGGGCAATCTCCTGACACATCTGGGTGTCCTGGGTTATGAAGTTTTCGGTCTCGACTTGGCCCAGCAAGGATTGATGTTGGGCGTGGACGCCATGTTGGTTTTGATCACGGTCATGGGCGGGCGCGTGACGCCAAGCTTCACGTCAAGCTACTTAGGTCACGCAAACCCAGGTGTGAAAGTCCGCCAAAACCCCAGCGTGGACCGGGCCGTTCTTTGGCTGACGTGGGGGGTGTTGGTGGTCGATCAAGTGTTGGTTCAATCGCCATGGGCCGGGGGTTTGACGGTGGTGGCTGCGGTGGCTCATATGGTTCGGTTTGCCGGGTGGCAAGGCTGGCGCACCTTGGGTAATCCGATCTTGTGGGTTTTGCACTTGGGTTATGTGTGGCTGATGGCGAGCCTGATTTTTATGGCGCTGGCTGATTTCGGCCTCATTCGGATGAGCGACGCGCTGCACGCGTTCGCCATCGGTGCTATTGGCACCTTCACGTTGGGTATTATGACCCGGGCGTCGCTTGGGCACACGGGACGTGCTGTGCGGGCTGCACCGCTGACGGTGTTGGCTTATATTTTGGTGACGCTGGCCGGGGTCTTGCGGGTCGGGGTGATGGTGTTTGAAACCCACACGCTGGAGCTGGTCATGGCGTCTGGAGTGGCGTGGTCATTGGCGTTTGTGTGCTTTTTAGTGGTTTACGTTCCAATCTTAATCCGTCCACGGATTGACGGGCGGCCGGGCTGA
- a CDS encoding DUF1538 domain-containing protein — protein sequence MPKEIRFGAFVREVNSRHRYLSYNHVTPKLDHDDNGEPVPVRVRPYKLGSTMALRLIQPYVGIRLIDQMRAVLPLALYLVLFQIVVLRSDIADAWTITAGLVAVILGLMFFMEGLRVGLMPFGQALGSSLPTRAKLPVVLIIAFLLGIGVTFAEPAIGALKAAGAIVNVQSAPYLYTLLNDWAEVLVLGVGIGVGAAAIVGTLRFLYDWSLKPLIYLTLIPTIGLTFFISLDPELSKTLGLAWDCGAVTTGPVTVPLVLSLGIGIAAAAGKGGDGMSGFGIVTLASLFPILVVMGLSVYVHQSTTPADIIAAAQLSNGTADTTPWFDQTPWVETIAGLRAIVPLVIFLFLVLTFVLKEKLPHPGKISYGITLSVIGMIIFNLGLTYGLSKLGAQSGGIVPAAFTQITSVETSPLYDWLVGLMIAIAFAWILGFGATLAEPALNALGITVENLTNGAFKKKTLLYAVSIGVGCGIAIGVAKIVFNIPIAWLLIPGYITALVLTFFSNEEYVNVAWDSAGVTTGPVTVPLVLAMGLGFGDAVNAVEGFGILSMASIGPIISVLSVGLWVQWKVNAQHRRYDETYEAEKQILETGASVPSQSE from the coding sequence ATGCCCAAGGAGATTCGCTTCGGCGCTTTCGTTCGTGAGGTCAATTCCCGACACAGATATCTGAGCTACAATCACGTCACACCCAAACTCGACCATGATGACAACGGTGAGCCCGTTCCCGTTCGTGTCCGGCCCTACAAGTTAGGCTCGACTATGGCGCTGCGGCTTATCCAGCCATATGTCGGCATTCGTTTGATCGATCAGATGCGCGCGGTGTTGCCGTTGGCTTTGTATTTGGTGCTGTTTCAGATTGTCGTTCTGCGGTCCGACATTGCCGATGCCTGGACGATCACCGCCGGGTTGGTCGCCGTCATTTTGGGCCTGATGTTCTTTATGGAAGGCTTGCGTGTCGGCTTGATGCCCTTTGGCCAGGCCTTAGGCTCGTCCTTACCCACACGCGCAAAACTCCCCGTCGTTTTGATCATCGCCTTTTTGTTAGGGATTGGCGTGACTTTTGCCGAACCCGCCATCGGCGCCCTAAAAGCGGCAGGCGCCATCGTCAATGTTCAATCCGCACCTTATTTATATACGCTCCTAAACGATTGGGCAGAGGTCTTGGTGTTGGGGGTCGGCATCGGTGTCGGCGCTGCTGCCATCGTCGGCACACTTCGGTTCCTTTATGATTGGAGCCTGAAACCTCTGATCTATCTGACTCTCATCCCGACCATTGGCTTGACGTTCTTTATCAGCCTTGACCCGGAGCTATCGAAAACTTTGGGGCTGGCTTGGGATTGCGGCGCCGTGACCACCGGACCGGTAACCGTTCCACTGGTGCTCAGCCTCGGCATCGGCATCGCCGCTGCGGCGGGCAAAGGTGGTGATGGCATGTCGGGCTTTGGCATCGTAACCCTGGCATCCTTGTTTCCGATTTTGGTCGTGATGGGGCTGTCCGTCTATGTCCACCAGTCCACAACACCGGCAGACATCATTGCCGCCGCTCAGCTCAGCAATGGCACAGCCGACACCACACCTTGGTTCGATCAAACGCCATGGGTCGAAACCATCGCCGGACTGCGTGCCATCGTGCCGCTGGTGATTTTCCTGTTTTTGGTTCTGACGTTTGTGCTCAAAGAAAAGTTGCCGCACCCCGGTAAAATCTCTTACGGCATTACCCTGTCCGTCATTGGCATGATTATTTTTAATCTTGGGCTCACCTATGGCTTGTCGAAGTTGGGCGCGCAATCGGGTGGCATCGTTCCCGCCGCGTTCACACAAATCACAAGCGTGGAAACCTCACCGCTTTACGACTGGTTGGTCGGCTTGATGATCGCCATCGCGTTTGCCTGGATTTTGGGCTTCGGCGCGACCTTGGCAGAACCGGCGCTCAACGCGCTGGGCATCACGGTCGAAAACCTCACCAATGGTGCTTTTAAGAAAAAGACATTGCTGTATGCCGTATCCATCGGTGTGGGGTGTGGCATCGCCATTGGCGTTGCCAAGATTGTGTTCAACATTCCCATCGCCTGGTTACTCATCCCCGGATACATCACAGCCTTGGTCCTGACGTTCTTTTCCAACGAAGAATACGTCAATGTCGCCTGGGACAGCGCCGGGGTGACCACCGGGCCGGTAACCGTACCTTTGGTGCTTGCCATGGGATTGGGGTTCGGCGATGCCGTCAACGCCGTTGAAGGCTTCGGCATTTTGTCGATGGCGTCAATCGGGCCGATCATTTCGGTTCTCAGCGTGGGCCTTTGGGTGCAGTGGAAAGTCAACGCCCAACATCGGCGTTACGACGAAACATATGAAGCCGAAAAACAAATTTTGGAGACCGGCGCGTCGGTTCCCAGTCAATCGGAGTAG
- a CDS encoding PAS domain-containing sensor histidine kinase, producing MYRLVRNFSLASALAIVVVCAVLGAVLNNQMTTEMVSNTEQRNATLARSFTNTLGQSLKQFLDRAAVADSKHFVKSRDYAKLNHYFLMASSGLDVLKVKVYLLDGTVVYSTDVHQIGSMVGDRGEFKAALEGNVSSLLLHRDLFESIYGQKADRDLVASYVPVMFDNEIVGVLELYSDVTLTLERVKDATLQLVTLLVGLFGLLFLILYMIVLRADRILKKQYNHIQREVEERRQTEKALQHSEMRLQSFLEAASEWLWETDKDHKFTYFSPQAETAMHLPAQKFIGSSRAAWAEEDVTNNPHKWNRHFADLEAHRPFSDLVYPVQTNGQTIFVRVNGRPIFNSKGEFKGYRGTGTNVTEEVLAEQERARVAQQLALAFRASPALVAISGMETRKIHDVNEMWLTILGYERRDVIGKTMTELGMWVDFADCEKMTQQLQAKGRISSLEAQLRTKSGEGLDFLFTGEVLPFDGEDRLMLVAQDITARKRDEKMLQASHDVLERRVMERTRALFEAKETAEMANRAKSEFLANMSHELRTPLNAIIGFSDIIKLEMFGEVGSDTYLDYACHIKDSGVHLLNLINDILDVSAIEAGKFELREEEISIDKATESCLRLVNERAIKKNLKIETDIDPNLPMMHGDERRIKQVLINLLSNSVKFTPDGGQVTITAKLDGRSGLILAVKDTGIGIAKEDISTVLSPFGQVDSSLAREYEGTGLGLHLTRNFIELHGGKMVIESEVGKGTEVSAHFPPGRMMLEISNHAKHDGTTGIEHIDAAGAKTYTDVS from the coding sequence ATGTATCGTCTGGTTCGTAATTTTTCGCTGGCAAGCGCATTGGCCATTGTCGTGGTCTGCGCCGTGCTGGGTGCTGTCTTAAACAATCAAATGACAACGGAAATGGTGAGCAATACCGAACAGCGCAATGCCACTTTGGCCCGCTCGTTCACCAATACACTGGGCCAGAGCCTGAAACAGTTTTTAGATCGCGCGGCCGTCGCGGACAGCAAGCACTTCGTGAAGAGCCGGGACTATGCCAAGCTCAACCACTATTTCCTCATGGCAAGTTCGGGCTTGGATGTGTTGAAGGTGAAAGTCTATTTGCTGGATGGGACGGTGGTGTATTCCACGGATGTGCACCAAATCGGATCGATGGTCGGCGACCGGGGCGAGTTCAAAGCGGCCTTAGAAGGCAATGTCTCAAGCCTATTGTTACACCGGGATTTGTTTGAATCCATCTATGGACAAAAGGCAGACCGTGACCTCGTTGCGAGTTATGTGCCGGTTATGTTCGACAATGAGATTGTGGGTGTCTTGGAACTGTATTCCGACGTGACATTGACGCTGGAGCGTGTCAAAGATGCGACCTTGCAGCTGGTGACCCTATTGGTGGGGTTGTTCGGCCTGTTATTTTTGATTTTGTATATGATCGTTTTGCGTGCCGATCGTATCTTGAAAAAACAATACAATCACATCCAACGCGAAGTCGAAGAACGTCGCCAGACTGAAAAGGCTTTGCAACACAGTGAAATGCGATTGCAGAGCTTTTTGGAAGCGGCTTCGGAATGGCTCTGGGAAACGGACAAAGACCACAAATTCACCTATTTCAGCCCGCAGGCGGAAACGGCGATGCACTTGCCTGCGCAAAAGTTTATCGGTTCTTCTCGCGCGGCATGGGCTGAAGAAGACGTCACAAACAATCCGCACAAATGGAACCGTCACTTCGCCGACCTAGAGGCCCACCGTCCGTTTTCCGATTTGGTTTATCCCGTTCAAACCAACGGACAAACCATTTTTGTGCGGGTTAATGGACGCCCAATCTTTAACAGCAAGGGGGAATTCAAGGGCTATCGCGGCACCGGCACCAACGTGACCGAAGAGGTCTTGGCCGAACAGGAACGCGCGCGTGTGGCGCAACAACTGGCCTTGGCGTTTCGCGCCAGCCCGGCGTTGGTGGCGATTTCAGGGATGGAGACTCGCAAGATCCATGACGTCAATGAAATGTGGCTGACCATTTTGGGCTATGAGCGTCGCGACGTGATTGGCAAAACCATGACCGAACTGGGCATGTGGGTGGACTTTGCCGATTGTGAAAAGATGACCCAGCAGCTCCAAGCCAAGGGCCGCATTAGCTCTTTGGAAGCGCAGCTGAGAACCAAGTCGGGGGAGGGGTTGGATTTCTTGTTTACCGGTGAAGTTTTACCATTTGACGGCGAAGACCGCTTAATGTTGGTGGCTCAAGATATCACGGCACGCAAACGCGACGAAAAGATGTTGCAAGCATCACACGATGTTTTGGAACGCCGCGTGATGGAGCGAACACGGGCCTTGTTTGAAGCCAAAGAAACAGCGGAAATGGCCAACCGCGCCAAGTCTGAATTCTTGGCGAACATGTCTCACGAGCTGCGTACGCCCTTGAATGCGATCATCGGTTTTTCCGACATCATCAAGCTCGAAATGTTCGGTGAAGTTGGTTCAGACACGTATTTGGACTATGCCTGTCATATCAAAGATTCCGGCGTGCATCTTTTGAATTTGATCAACGACATTTTGGATGTTTCCGCCATTGAAGCAGGTAAGTTTGAACTTCGCGAAGAAGAAATCAGCATCGATAAAGCAACCGAGTCCTGTCTGCGTTTGGTGAACGAACGAGCGATAAAGAAAAATCTGAAAATCGAAACAGACATCGATCCCAACTTGCCCATGATGCATGGCGATGAACGGCGCATCAAACAGGTGTTGATCAACCTGTTGTCCAACTCCGTCAAGTTCACCCCCGACGGTGGGCAGGTTACGATTACAGCAAAGTTAGACGGGCGGAGCGGCTTGATTTTGGCGGTTAAAGACACCGGCATCGGCATCGCAAAAGAAGACATTTCGACGGTTCTCAGCCCCTTCGGCCAAGTTGATAGTTCTTTGGCGCGCGAATACGAAGGCACGGGCCTGGGGCTCCACTTGACGCGCAACTTCATTGAGCTGCATGGCGGCAAAATGGTGATTGAAAGTGAAGTCGGCAAGGGCACCGAAGTCAGCGCGCATTTCCCCCCGGGTCGTATGATGTTGGAGATTTCCAACCATGCCAAACATGACGGCACCACCGGGATTGAACACATTGATGCAGCGGGCGCAAAAACCTATACGGATGTCAGCTGA
- a CDS encoding P-II family nitrogen regulator, with amino-acid sequence MKLIMAIVKPFKLDDVREALTGLGVEGMTVTEVKGYGRQKGQTEIYRGAEYEIHFLPKVKVEVAVNDDQAERTIEAISGAAGTGKIGDGKIFVVDLEKAMRIRTGETGNEAL; translated from the coding sequence ATGAAACTCATCATGGCTATCGTAAAACCCTTCAAACTGGACGATGTGCGCGAAGCGCTCACCGGTCTGGGTGTCGAAGGTATGACCGTTACCGAAGTCAAAGGTTACGGCCGTCAAAAAGGCCAAACGGAAATCTACCGTGGCGCTGAATATGAAATTCACTTCCTTCCGAAGGTCAAAGTCGAAGTTGCTGTCAACGACGACCAAGCTGAACGCACCATCGAAGCGATCAGCGGCGCGGCCGGCACCGGCAAAATCGGCGACGGCAAAATCTTCGTTGTCGATCTGGAAAAAGCCATGCGCATCCGGACGGGCGAAACCGGCAACGAAGCCCTCTAA
- a CDS encoding response regulator, translating into MSTVLIIDDDNDLRRLIAAYLGSASHTTVEATNGQEGIAQAKASLPDVIILDINMPVMDGTKVIKELRTFEGTAKIPVIALTGMTDTQMRDDMYERGVDAYVTKPIDFPVLLAKVAQLAS; encoded by the coding sequence ATGAGCACCGTCCTCATCATAGACGACGACAACGATTTGCGCCGCCTGATCGCGGCTTACCTTGGCAGCGCCTCTCACACCACAGTTGAAGCCACCAACGGCCAAGAAGGCATTGCCCAGGCCAAAGCCTCCCTGCCGGATGTTATCATCTTGGATATCAACATGCCGGTGATGGACGGCACCAAGGTCATCAAAGAATTGCGCACGTTCGAAGGTACCGCAAAGATCCCCGTCATTGCCCTAACCGGCATGACGGACACACAAATGCGCGACGATATGTATGAGCGCGGCGTGGACGCCTACGTCACCAAACCCATCGACTTCCCTGTCTTGTTGGCCAAAGTCGCTCAGCTGGCGTCCTAA